Proteins encoded by one window of Mercenaria mercenaria strain notata chromosome 4, MADL_Memer_1, whole genome shotgun sequence:
- the LOC128556753 gene encoding uncharacterized protein LOC128556753 isoform X1 → MDRQASALVLLIGFYLNCFVTGKGYRSASLADDKEIVSDDSNTLSRHQRDVDVPLEYQGVCGIPPVQIDMRFFRCDDAEIVAKSTSATTTSTPKPNDICSGLLICNGIPYCGADQGYRCCGFELYNPEFQTCCQNTSAKYKVYDDMPEKSHVCCVLDAYKRSSSDIPCEHASSNDRLFRKWKKLVSDQALCTMNERETRQVYKIDIDVQESKGDRRYLEAKVSMWTWTPSSRSENGTDLRSPPTKKGYMEIRLDKYSPRKKNLTGRSFFTITEKNYLEKAIFFLNPNDNLYKWPKNVKKISNLLQKIQRQCSQKNEQIAK, encoded by the exons ATGGATAGACAAGCTTCTGCTTTGGTGCTTTTAATTGGCTTCTATTTAAATT GTTTTGTGACTGGCAAAGGATACAGGTCAGCAAGCTTGGCAGACGACAAGGAGATTGTATCAGATGATTCGAACACATTATCAAGACATCAGAGGGATGTAGATGTCCCACTAGAATATCAGGGTGTATGTGGAATTCCTCCCGTTCAGATTGATATGAGATTTTTCCGGTGTGATGATGCAGAAATTGTTGCCAAAAGCACATCCGCGACCACAACAAGTACACCGAAACCTAATGACATTTGCAG TGGCCTTCTGATCTGCAACGGAATACCATACTGTGGTGCTGACCAAGGATACCGCTGTTGCGGGTTCGAGCTGTACAACCCAGAATTCCAGACTTGTTGTCAAAACACCAGTGCCAAATACAAAGTATATGATGACATGCCTGAAAAGAGTCACGT ATGCTGTGTATTGGATGCATACAAACGAAGTTCCTCCGATATACCTTGTGAACATGCCTCTTCGAACGACAGATTGTTTAGGAAGTGGAAAAAGCTTGTGAGTGACCAAGCCCTTTGCACAATGAACGAACGTGAAACTCGGCAAG TTTACAAGATTGATATTGACGTCCAAGAAAGCAAGGGCGATCGGCGTTACCTCGAAGCTAAAGTTTCAATGTGGACGTGGACACCATCATCAAGATCTGAAAATGGAACAGACTTGAGAAGTCCTCCAACAAAGAAAGGCTACATGGAAATACGATTGGACAAGTACAGTCCACGGAAGAAGAATTTGACCGGAAGAAGTTTCTTTACAATAACAGAGAAAAACTACTTAGAAAAAGCAATTTTCTTTCTTAATCCCAACGACAACCTGTATAAGTGGCCAAAAAATGTAAAGAAGATTTCaaatttgttacagaaaataCAGCGCCAGTGTAGTCAGAAGAATGAACAGATAGCCAAATAA
- the LOC128556753 gene encoding uncharacterized protein LOC128556753 isoform X2 has protein sequence MDRQASALVLLIGFYLNCFVTGKGYRSASLADDKEIVSDDSNTLSRHQRDVDVPLEYQGVCGIPPVQIDMRFFRCDDAEIVAKSTSATTTSTPKPNDICRCCVLDAYKRSSSDIPCEHASSNDRLFRKWKKLVSDQALCTMNERETRQVYKIDIDVQESKGDRRYLEAKVSMWTWTPSSRSENGTDLRSPPTKKGYMEIRLDKYSPRKKNLTGRSFFTITEKNYLEKAIFFLNPNDNLYKWPKNVKKISNLLQKIQRQCSQKNEQIAK, from the exons ATGGATAGACAAGCTTCTGCTTTGGTGCTTTTAATTGGCTTCTATTTAAATT GTTTTGTGACTGGCAAAGGATACAGGTCAGCAAGCTTGGCAGACGACAAGGAGATTGTATCAGATGATTCGAACACATTATCAAGACATCAGAGGGATGTAGATGTCCCACTAGAATATCAGGGTGTATGTGGAATTCCTCCCGTTCAGATTGATATGAGATTTTTCCGGTGTGATGATGCAGAAATTGTTGCCAAAAGCACATCCGCGACCACAACAAGTACACCGAAACCTAATGACATTTGCAG ATGCTGTGTATTGGATGCATACAAACGAAGTTCCTCCGATATACCTTGTGAACATGCCTCTTCGAACGACAGATTGTTTAGGAAGTGGAAAAAGCTTGTGAGTGACCAAGCCCTTTGCACAATGAACGAACGTGAAACTCGGCAAG TTTACAAGATTGATATTGACGTCCAAGAAAGCAAGGGCGATCGGCGTTACCTCGAAGCTAAAGTTTCAATGTGGACGTGGACACCATCATCAAGATCTGAAAATGGAACAGACTTGAGAAGTCCTCCAACAAAGAAAGGCTACATGGAAATACGATTGGACAAGTACAGTCCACGGAAGAAGAATTTGACCGGAAGAAGTTTCTTTACAATAACAGAGAAAAACTACTTAGAAAAAGCAATTTTCTTTCTTAATCCCAACGACAACCTGTATAAGTGGCCAAAAAATGTAAAGAAGATTTCaaatttgttacagaaaataCAGCGCCAGTGTAGTCAGAAGAATGAACAGATAGCCAAATAA